The Argonema galeatum A003/A1 region CGGTACGTTTTGAGAAGTTTCTAGAAGCTTTAGTTTCTTAGAAGTCTCTACAGGTAAAGCCCGTGGCTTTCGTTTCGTGGCAATGGTTAAACCAGATGACGAAGACTCAGCTATATCTGCCCTTGATGGTGCAGAATTGATGGGCCGTCAATTGCGAGTTAACAAAGCAAAACCGAAGAAGGACGATCTGGGTCTTACCTAGATCTGGCTCTTAGACCGCTTCTCGCTGGGCGGTCGCCGCGCCGCTCCCTGAAGGAATCGGCGCTGCAAGTTTTAGCAGCGGTTGAGTTCAGATAATTTCATCGCGCAGGTGTTTGGGCACCGATCGCATCGGCAATAAATCCTGTAATGCCCAAAGTAATTTTGTGTCGTTTATTAATGAGGTCAAAATGTCCAAGCGCCGCAACCCCAAAAAAGAAAAGGCGCAGCGCAATAAAGCCTACGCTCGCAAGTTTCGCAAACATCAGAGTACAGGTCGTTTCTCCAAAAACCAGCGCTGGAAAACTGGGAAGAATAATCAAGGTTCAACTGATGCTCAAGATGATGACGGTGAGAAAGACGATCAACGGCAGTTTTAGCTCGATCTAAAAGAAGCCCCACACCTTATCTATTGATTAGATTCGGTTAGGGCGTGAATTTTGTGGCGATGACAGAATTTGACCGCGCCGCAAGCCCACCCATAAGAGGGGTTGGGATAGGCGCTGCGGCTTGAGCCGCTTTGAATCCCCAATTTTGGCTCTAAGTAATCGGACAGAATTAATTACAATATTGGTTCTTTACTGGGTAAGGCTTGTAGCCAAAATTTTGTGTAATTAATTGTCTCCCACTACTTATTGCGTTACAATTCAGTTGTCAGTACAAGACATTAAAACCTGCCCTCGGACTGAGGGGAAGTTACGCTTGAGGAGCTTGCTGAAAGGCAAGGATAGCAGACCCGCCATTTTTGGCAAAAGGATTGCGCCCAAGAACCCTAGTAATAGGGGTATTAAGATAGAAATATCTTAAGAATCCCATCCCCTTCAGGGGTGGGAGTGTCAAAGCATCTCAGGTTAAGGCGAGTCGAGACTTAGCTGTTTGAATTGCTTGCTTTACTTGGTCGAAGCCAGTACCGCCATAACTATTGCGGGCTGCTACTACTCGCTGGGGTGCGATCGCTTCATAAATATCTGCCTCGAAGCTTGGGTGCAATGCTTTCCATTCTTCTAAAGTAAGATCCTTAAGCAATTTACCCCCGGCGAGGCAGGTTTTCACGACTTTACCCACCAAGTTATAAGCTTCGCGGAAAGGTACACCTCGTGCTGCTAGGTAATCTGCCACATCTGTGGCATTGGAAAAGTCTTCTGAAACAGCTTCTCTGAGGCGATCGGTCTTAAATTCCAGTCCTTCCCGCAGGAGGATAGTCATAGCTTCCAGGCAAGCGTTAACCGTCTTAACGCTATCAAAAAGGGCTTCTTTGTCTTCTTGCAGGTCTTTGTTGTAAGCCAGGGGAAGCCCTTTCATCAACACCAGCATAGCTTGCAGATGACCAAAAACCCGCCCCGCTTTTCCCCGCACCAGTTCTGGAACGTCGGGGTTTTTCTTTTGGGGCATGATGCTCGAACCAGTAGCACAGCTATCTTTTAGGGTGATAAAACCGAATTCCTGGGATGCCCAAAGGATCATTTCTTCGCTCATGCGGCTGAGGTGAACCATAATTAGGCTGGCGGCGCAGAGGAATTCGATCGCAAAGTCGCGATCGCTCACTCCGTCCAAGCTATTACCATAAACGCCATCAAAATGCAACTCTTTAGCAGTGTAATGTCGATCGATCGGGAAGGTAGTACCCGCTAGTGCCCCACAGCCCAAAGGTGATATATTTACGCGCTTTTGGATTTCGCCCAATCGCTCGTAGTCCCTCTGTAGCATTTCAAAGTAGGCTAGGAGGTGATGAGCTAAACTAACCGGCTGAGCGCGTTGCAGATGAGTGTAGCCGGGAATCAAAGTTTCGACGTTCACCGCTGCGATGTCGATCAGCACGGTTTGAAATTCCCGCAACTGGCTGCGGATTTGGTTAATGCGATCGCGTAGATAAAGCCGCGTGTCTGTTCCCACCTGGTCATTGCGCGAGCGGGCCGTGTGTAACTTTTTACCAACATCACCCACAATTTCCGTGAGGCGACGCTCCACGGCAAAGTGGACATCCTCAGCATCTATACCTGGTTGGAATTCCCCTTGACGGTATTCTTGACGAATCTGTTCTAAACCAGCGACCAGCTGTTCGCCATCTTCAGGAGAGATGATGCCCGTGCGAGCCAGCATTTTACCGTGCGCTTGGGAGCCAGTGATGTCGTACTCAATCAGTTCTATGTCAAAACCGATACTAGCATTGAAACGAGCGATCGCCGGGTGTAGTGCCGATTCAAACCTCTGGCTCCAGGTTTTGGCTGTAGGATCGCCAGCGGGTTGTTGAGTGAGTTCGGTATCCAACTTTTCCTCTTTTTTCTAGGACTAGCCGTGTTTGTCAGGTAAAAAGTAGCGAATTTAGGATGAGTTCTTTTGCCTTTGAGCAGAGGTGAGGTAACTTTATACCATCCCTCGAATAAAGTAGCCCACAATCACCCCCACTACCAGCGCCCAGATTTGGCCTGACTGAATGAAATAACCCCAAGCTCTTTGCACTTGTCCGACAAGATCCGGGTCGCTGACTTGTTGAGCGAACAATGTCACCGAGAGCGGCAGCTTGGATAGTAACACCGACACAGAATCCATCGAATGAGCCTGGGTAGCCCACCAATTGGTCATTGCTTGAATTGCATTAACGACCATCGTTATTCTTTCCTCACGCAAATGGAGTTTTGGTTATTAGGTACTGAGCCCACCTTCTAAATCAGAGATTATGGCACAAATAAGACAATACCCACTCAGCTATTAGCAGGTGGAACAATTTGCATTACCACGAGTGTCATGTCGTCCCCATTGCGATTTCCTGGCCCAATAAATTGCTGAACTTGCTCAAAAAGGTAATCTAGAATTGTTTGGGAACCCTGACAATGCTGACAGGCTCGCTCAAAAGCGCGGAGCAAGTTTTCCTCATCGAAGCGCTCTCCACGATCGTTAGCCGCTTCTGTAAACCCATCTGTATAGTAAATTAAAGTATCGCCAAGAGCCAACTGCACCTGACCCTCCTCATACTGGGAATTGGCATCCAAGCCAATCAGCATACCCAAGGTATCTAAACGCTTAACCGATCGCGTTGATGCCTGCCACAAGAATGGAGGATTGTGGGCAGCATTGCTGTAATAAAGGATACGAGTTTGAAGATTATATTCTGAGTAAAATAGGGTCACAAACCGATGGGAATTTTCCAGATCGGCATACATAACCTGATTGAGATGTTGCAGGATGCGAGATGGAGAGTGACCGTTTAGAACTTCTGCCCGTAGCATTCCCCTAGTCATGGTCATCAGCAGCCCAGCCGGGACGCCTTTGCCCATCACATCTCCTATGACTATAGCCCAACGTCCATCTGGAGACTCTTGATTGGAGACTAGAGACTCTTGAGTGGGTAGTTTCTTCTGCTTCTGTGCTTCTGTCTCCCTCTGCTCGTCCTTATCAAAGCTTCCCTGGTGGTGAGGCGATGTGGGGATAAAGTCGTAGTAGTCTCCGCCCACGCGGTTGGCAGGTTGACAGCGAGCGGCTAGTTCGATGCCAGGAATTTTAGGACACTGGCGGGGGAGCAATCTTTGTTGGATTTCGGCACCAATTTCGAGTTCGCGATCGAGGCGTTCCTTCTTGCGTAATTCTACCGTCAGTTCATCGTTTGCGATCGCTACCCCTGTTTGATCTGCTACTAACCGAACTAACTTCTGTCGCGTTTCCGTCCAAGTGTATTCGGGATCTCGACTGAAAACATACAAACGCCCCCTCTCCACTTGCTTGATTAAAATTGCCGTCCCGAACAAATGTATATCTGGCCCTAAGTACTGGGTCACCTGCTCATCAAGAATAGCCAGTCCTCTCTCTTGGGTGGATGTTTCCTTCCGGTCAAACTGTGCAAGCACTGCGGGTGTCTGCGGTGATGTTTTTAGGCTGGTTTCTCGAAGCTTATTAGTTGCTGTTTCTATCGCCTTCCGTATATCGGCACCTCGAAGATTACCTTGGCAATGCAGCTGCTCTAGTCTAACTTGACCGTTCTGTTTTAGAAGCACTAAGGCACTCCCGTCGGCATCTGTGACTCGCGTTGCCATCAACGGGATCAATTCCAAAAACTGATTTAGATTGTTAAAACTTCGCAGTGCAAACCCTAATGAACTTAACAAATCTTGAATTTTGTGTTGTTCCCGATGCAAACGCGCCACCAGTTCTTTGAGGGCAAAGACTGGTGTGACTTCGCCAGAGGCGTCGCTATGGTCGTCAGACGATTGAGAGGAAGGTCTTGGCAGGGGCACAGCAGTCATTGGCTCGGCGGTTAAGAGTAATTAATCAAGCATAGGAAGAATTTCAGATTTCAGATTTTAGATTTGTTTGAATTTTAAATCTTAAATCTTAAATTAGGTATTAGAGCCTGTGCAAGGCTAACGAAGAATATCAGATTTAAGATTTCAAATTTGTTTGAATTTTAAATCTTAAATCTTAAATCTGAAATCTGAAATTAGGTATTAGAGCCGCCATTATACCGCTAATAAGCTGTTCTGCCAATAGTCTTTATGATTCTTAATTCACAACTCAAAACTCTTGTAGGCTAACCACTCAGCAGGGCTTCGATAAACTCATAGCTGGAGAAGGGACGTAAGTCTTCAATGCCTTCACCGGCACCAATAAAGCGGATGGGCAGACCCAATTGCTGCACTACTGCTAAGGCAACGCCACCCTTGGCAGTTCCATCCAGTTTAGTCAGCACGACGCCGCTTAGTTTTGCTGCTTCTGAGAAAACTTGGGCTTGGCGCAGACCGTTTTGACCCAAGGTGGCGTCTAAAACCAGAAGAGATTCAACGTGAGCCTCTGGAGCTTTTTTGTCAATGATGCGGCGAATCTTGCTGAGTTCCTCCATCAAGTTTTTCTTGTTCTGGAGACGGCCTGCGGTATCTACCAGCAGCAATTCTGTGCCCCGCGCTTTGGCTGCTGCGATCGCATCAAATACCACAGCGGCTGGGTCTGTATTTTGTCCCGGATTGGCTACCACTTCCACCCCACTCCGCTGACCCCATACCTTCACCTGCTGTACCGCTGCTGCCCGGAAGGTATCAGCTGCCCCAATCAGGCACTTATAGCCAGATTTTTGGGCGAGATGGGCAATTTTGCCAATTGTTGTAGTTTTACCGGCACCGTTTACCCCGGTAATCAACCAGATATTGAAAGTTTCTTTTTCTGGTGCAAAGGTGGCTTGATAAGATGATTTATGGAGGGGGGCATTGAGCATATCTCGCAGGATCTGCTTGAGGTAGGCAAGAGCTGCATCAGGTGGCAGTGCTTGCTCGCGCAACTTGTTTTGTAGCGATTTTATGATATAATCTGTTGCTTCTACGCCGACATCGGCTTGCAACAGCAAAGACTCGATCTCCATGACCGCATCTTGATTGAGCGGCCCCTGACCGACGATCGCTTTTAGCTGATTGATCAGGTTACGGCGAGTTTTGTCTAAGCCTTGTCGCAACTTCTTGAGCCAAGTAATTTCTTCTACAGAAACATCTTCAGGACGACGACCTTGGGAAGCGAGAATTTCAGCCGACCATAGGAACCCGTCATCAAAGACAACTCCCGGAATTTCTGCTGCTGTTGCAGACCCAGTTACGGCAACGACTGGCTGGACTTCCGGTTCTGATTCTTCAATGGCTGTAGCCTTAAGCCGTTCTAAGCGTGCTTGTCGGTCATCCCGCGCCCAAAAAGGTAGTGGTGCTGTGGCTGCAACGTTTGTTTCTTGAACTGTGGAGTCTGGAACGGTTACCTGTTCTTCTGCGGGTGACGCCTGGGCGACGGCTTCTTCCTGTGAAGTTTCAGGAATTGCCGATGACTCTAGGGCGGTTTCTGTAATTGTAGTAACTTTTTCTACTTCAGGCGTGCCAGTGTCGGAAGTTGCTACCTCTGCTGCGGCGGCTGTCTCAAGGAGTTCCAGTTCTGCTCTTACAGCGTCTAGGGCAACTGTTGTCGAAATTTCTGCTTCGGAAGTTTCTTTTTGTGTCGGTATTGTTTGAGACTCAGATAGAGGCTCGCTCCTCTGCCCCTCTGCCCCTCTGCCCCTCTGCTCCTCTGCTCCTCTGCCCCTCTGCCCCTCTGCCCCTCTGCCCCTCTGCCCCTCTATCTCTTCGGTTGGCAGCTGAGGTTCTGTCGCTGTTGTGGCGGTTTGTGTTTGTTGCTTAGCTTGGATATTTTTATAGGCGGCTTTTGCCCAAGCCAAGTAGTCTTCAGCAACTTGCTGCTGAGATTGCTCTTCGGGCCGATCGGATGTATCTGATTCTGGTTGCTGTTCTTCCTGTGCGGATGAAGCCGCTTTATCCGGCGGTTGTTCTTTACTGTCGCTATACTGGCGGCGGAACCAATTAAAAACCATAGCACCTACTTTACGGGTTGGCAGAACTGGTGAAATGCTGCTTTTAACTTAAGGGGGATTGTGCTTTGACTCGATCGCTCACTCGACGCAAAACCCCGTTGATAAAACGATGGCCTTCCTCACCACTGTAGCGTTTAGCTAGCTCTACCGCTTCATTAATGGCGACTGGTTCGGGAATCCCTAAATACTTCATTTCGCATACTGCGATTCGGAGTATATCTCTGTCAATCCGAGCTAGACGATTTAATTGCCAATCGACCATTGCTTGAGTTATGACCGCATCAAGTTCGGCTTTCTGGGCATTAACTGTACCGATAATTTGCACTGCGTAGTGGCGGACATCTTTTTGATTGGATAGCTGGATAAATTCTGGCAACTCCACAGATGCACCAACGCGGTTGATCGCGATTTGAGTCAGTTCTATGGCTTCTTTTACCATAGCCCTAGCACTTTGTAAATCTATGGCGCGGGTTTCGCTATTTAAGAGGCGATCGCTCCCGCGTTGCAGTTCCCCAGCCGCAGCTTCCAAACCATCTTTAACTTCCGTACTCAAAGTGCG contains the following coding sequences:
- the argH gene encoding argininosuccinate lyase; its protein translation is MDTELTQQPAGDPTAKTWSQRFESALHPAIARFNASIGFDIELIEYDITGSQAHGKMLARTGIISPEDGEQLVAGLEQIRQEYRQGEFQPGIDAEDVHFAVERRLTEIVGDVGKKLHTARSRNDQVGTDTRLYLRDRINQIRSQLREFQTVLIDIAAVNVETLIPGYTHLQRAQPVSLAHHLLAYFEMLQRDYERLGEIQKRVNISPLGCGALAGTTFPIDRHYTAKELHFDGVYGNSLDGVSDRDFAIEFLCAASLIMVHLSRMSEEMILWASQEFGFITLKDSCATGSSIMPQKKNPDVPELVRGKAGRVFGHLQAMLVLMKGLPLAYNKDLQEDKEALFDSVKTVNACLEAMTILLREGLEFKTDRLREAVSEDFSNATDVADYLAARGVPFREAYNLVGKVVKTCLAGGKLLKDLTLEEWKALHPSFEADIYEAIAPQRVVAARNSYGGTGFDQVKQAIQTAKSRLALT
- a CDS encoding PP2C family protein-serine/threonine phosphatase, which gives rise to MTAVPLPRPSSQSSDDHSDASGEVTPVFALKELVARLHREQHKIQDLLSSLGFALRSFNNLNQFLELIPLMATRVTDADGSALVLLKQNGQVRLEQLHCQGNLRGADIRKAIETATNKLRETSLKTSPQTPAVLAQFDRKETSTQERGLAILDEQVTQYLGPDIHLFGTAILIKQVERGRLYVFSRDPEYTWTETRQKLVRLVADQTGVAIANDELTVELRKKERLDRELEIGAEIQQRLLPRQCPKIPGIELAARCQPANRVGGDYYDFIPTSPHHQGSFDKDEQRETEAQKQKKLPTQESLVSNQESPDGRWAIVIGDVMGKGVPAGLLMTMTRGMLRAEVLNGHSPSRILQHLNQVMYADLENSHRFVTLFYSEYNLQTRILYYSNAAHNPPFLWQASTRSVKRLDTLGMLIGLDANSQYEEGQVQLALGDTLIYYTDGFTEAANDRGERFDEENLLRAFERACQHCQGSQTILDYLFEQVQQFIGPGNRNGDDMTLVVMQIVPPANS
- the ftsY gene encoding signal recognition particle-docking protein FtsY — protein: MVFNWFRRQYSDSKEQPPDKAASSAQEEQQPESDTSDRPEEQSQQQVAEDYLAWAKAAYKNIQAKQQTQTATTATEPQLPTEEIEGQRGRGAEGQRGRGAEEQRGRGAEGQRSEPLSESQTIPTQKETSEAEISTTVALDAVRAELELLETAAAAEVATSDTGTPEVEKVTTITETALESSAIPETSQEEAVAQASPAEEQVTVPDSTVQETNVAATAPLPFWARDDRQARLERLKATAIEESEPEVQPVVAVTGSATAAEIPGVVFDDGFLWSAEILASQGRRPEDVSVEEITWLKKLRQGLDKTRRNLINQLKAIVGQGPLNQDAVMEIESLLLQADVGVEATDYIIKSLQNKLREQALPPDAALAYLKQILRDMLNAPLHKSSYQATFAPEKETFNIWLITGVNGAGKTTTIGKIAHLAQKSGYKCLIGAADTFRAAAVQQVKVWGQRSGVEVVANPGQNTDPAAVVFDAIAAAKARGTELLLVDTAGRLQNKKNLMEELSKIRRIIDKKAPEAHVESLLVLDATLGQNGLRQAQVFSEAAKLSGVVLTKLDGTAKGGVALAVVQQLGLPIRFIGAGEGIEDLRPFSSYEFIEALLSG
- the nusB gene encoding transcription antitermination factor NusB; protein product: MQSRRISRELALLSLSQLSGNPEKLSEQQIPELIVAAIRTLSTEVKDGLEAAAGELQRGSDRLLNSETRAIDLQSARAMVKEAIELTQIAINRVGASVELPEFIQLSNQKDVRHYAVQIIGTVNAQKAELDAVITQAMVDWQLNRLARIDRDILRIAVCEMKYLGIPEPVAINEAVELAKRYSGEEGHRFINGVLRRVSDRVKAQSPLS